The nucleotide window cctggctgAGCACCCAGAggcaggaggctgctgctggGACTCGCTGTCCCCAACCCCCCCATGCAACATCAAACCTGCAGCAGCGTCCCATGGTGCCAGGCGAGAAGGGCACGGCTGCTCCCCTGAGGCACCCCAGGTGATGCCAGGCATCTGGGCAGACTGGTCTAGCAGGAATCagagcaggatcggggccttgATTTCAGTCCCCCtcaggggcgctgtgctgcagggagtggagtggggggctgTCCCCTGGCCTTCAGGGCCGGTGCTAGGGGGCACTGGGTGGGCggctcagtggggcagggaaGGTGATGTGGGGCTGGTTGTAATTCGGCCAGCAGATGTGTGCGaactgctcccccttcccccgcaggaAAGAGCAGCCTAAAAATAGCCTGAGTCTCAGGGAAGGTCAGTTTATTGAGGCACAATGTGGCTCTTTGTTGCAAATGactccttcttcctcctccctcccctcccagagccggggagagaacccaggagtcctggctcccagcccccccacacacacacacactaaccaccagcccccactcccctcccagatctggggagagaacccaggagtcctggctgagGAACCAGGCAGAgatccggggggaggggggattctcCATGACATGACCTTTGTCTTACACACAGGAACCGGGCACcagactctgtctctctctggggctCAGGATCCAGCCCCCGCGCAGGTGGAGGGCACGCATTACCATTGCTAATTATTAGGTGCATTACGGTAGCATTCAGTTGCACCAGTCCAGGCCCAGGACCCAATGCGCTGTACAGCATCCATGTATTAGGTGCATTACGGTAGCACTGGATGCGGTACATCACCATTGCTAGGTATTAGGTGCATTACGGTAGCGCTGGGAGCCGTACATCACCATTGCTAGGTATTAGGTGCATTACGGTAGTGCTGGGAGCCGTACATCACCATTGCTAGGTATTAGGTGCATTACGGTAGTGCTGGGAGCCGTACATCACCATTGCTAGGTATTAGGTGCATTACGGTAGCGCTGGGAGCGGTACATCACCATTGCTACGTATTAGGTGCATTACGGTAGTGCTGGGTGCGGTACATCACCATTGCTACGTATTAGGTGCATTACGGTAGTGCTGGGTGCGGTACATCACCATTGCTACGTATTAGGTGCATTACGGTAGTGCTGGGTGCGGTACATACCGATTGCTATTTTTTAGGTccgtggttttcaaactgtgggttgcgaccCGGAACCGGGTCGcggaatggaaggcactgggtcgcggcggctctgtcagcactgccgaccagacCGTTAAGAGTCCCATCGGTGGTGCtccccggctaaggcaggctagtccctacctgttctgacaccacgctgcgccctggaagtggcggggggggcatggggctccacgcgctgccctcgccccaagcaccggctccacactcccattggctgggaaccggccaatgggagctgggggacaaTGCCTGTGGGCAAGTCACACGGAGCCACTTGcgtacctccgcctaggagccggacctgctgcttccggggagcagcgtggtccacggtgccaggacagttgggaagcctgcctctgcaccccggctgcaACACCGcccaggagccgcccgaggtaagcccgtgccccaatcccttgccccagcccagagcccaccaaaacccaaacctctcatccccggccccagcccagagctctgaccccctcccgcaccccaccgccctgccctgagccccctcccacatcctgaacacctcattcctggccccacccctgcactccaaccctcttccccagccctgagcccctcccacaccccaaacccctcatccccagctctgttcgGTCCTGGGCttcaacagttttcttcaactgggttgccagaaaaaaagtttgaaaaccactgtattaGGTGCATTACGGTAGCACTGGGTGTGGTACATCATGATTGCTATTTATTAGGTGCGTTACCGtagcgctaggtgctgtacagacccaTACGGGTGTTCTTAGCAGAGCTGTGGAAGGAATCACCCCCCCCCAACGTTGCCCCTTTCGAGGACCATCAGGGACCCCATGCAGAACACCCCCCCCTGAATTTCAGGGCTGTCCCAGTGCCCCCCAAAAGCCAGGGAACAGGGCTGgacccaagccccacaagccaggtcagacccacccccggACTGGGAGAGGCCCCGTCCGTGGGCCTGCGTCACACCAAGATCCCTGCATGAGCCGCAGCAGCCATGGGACAGGGCAGAGACGGGGTCTGTGTTCACGAGCTCGGGGATTTCGGGTGCCGTGGGGGGAGAACTGCAAGGAGGATCGCCCCCAACCCCACCcgctgcagcacagcgccccctagcaccgcgCTAGGGAATTGGGGccagctggggacctggcccCATTGAGGACAGTGGCACTATGGCCCATTGACCCAGCGGGGGGTGTGCTGAGACGGTAGCCATGGGAATCCGGGGGGGGAAGAACCACAGATTTTGGAAGAggactgggagtggaggcccctttcaggagaccctacaataaccaAGCAATGCACAcggcccccccgcccgcccgagagaccctacaataaccaAGCAATGCAGGCGGCCCCCCGCCCGCccaagagaccctacaataacacggCCATTTTGCCTTGGCTGAGGGAGGGGATCGCCTAGCTTGTCTGGAAGCCCCCTCAGACCTCGCTGTCGAAGGCCTTGACCAGAACCCGCTGGGAGTCAGCCGCCAGCTCCTCCAGGCACTGGCTGAGCATGGAGTAGGTGGTGTGGAAGGAGATGCCCCCGGAGGCCAGCGCCCCATAGATGGGGATCCGGTGGAAGAAGAAGTTGACCACCACCAAGCCCCCGCCGGTGGCCTTCCCCAGCAGCCCGATCACCACCTCCTTGTTGATGCCACGCCCCAGCACGCTGTGCACCTCGGCCCGCAGCACCTCCAGCGGCTTCCCAGCCCTCTCCGCCAGCCGGGCCAGGGAGGCCGCGTCCAGCCCGAAATCCTGCCGGTAGGCGGCCAGCTTCCTCAGCAGGATGGAGACATCGCAGGTGAAGGCCAGTCCCGGCAAGGGCACGGCGGCCACCAGGCTGGAGACCAAGGCCACCTTCCAGACCTCCTGGTGGAGCAGCAGCCGCTTCTTCTCGATGATGGCCCCAGAGAGgttgggcagggagaggaggaaggcgTGACGCTTGTGCCCGGGCAGCTCCCGCTCCAAGGTGTCCTCGAAGGCCTGGAAGTCGTATTTCTCTATCTCGAAGCTGCTGAGGAGGAAGACCTTGGTGTCGCCCAGCCCGGCCTGGCTCAGCCGTTCCCGGCAGTCCCTCCTGATCTCCTCCAGCACCTCCTCTTCCTCGGGTGGGTTCTTCCTCCTCCGCGTGGCCTCCAGGTCGTTGTCGACCTTGGCGCGCACGAAGTAGAAGCGTTTGCCTTGCTCCACGATGGCCTGGGCCAGGCGGACGTGGTTCTCCTTGAACCTCTCCGAGGCCAGGATGATGAAGAAGTCGTAGCGAGGGAACTCCACGGCCTCGAGGTAACAGTCGGCCCGGAAGCTGGGCGTGCCAATGCCGGGCAGGTCCCACAGCGTCACATTGGGGTAGCCGGGGTAGGGGTAGGCCGTGGGCTGGGCCGTGGTCTCGGTCACACCGGTCTGGGCCGCCCCCTCGTCCTCGTCCCCCAGGCCTCGCAGGGCATTGACGAAGGTGGACTTGCCGGCCCCCGACTCCCCGGTGACGGCCACATCCAGCCGGGCATTCCAGAGGGTCTCCAGGCTGCACTGGACCCGGGTCACCACCTCTGCCAGGCCACCCAGCTCGTAGGCCTCCTGGATCTCGGCCACCTCCCGCTCACTGATCTGCTCAAAGCCGGAGACCACCGGGTGCAGCACCCTGCGGGCACAGGGGGCATGAGACAATGGGTGGCActggggggcatgggggcgtGAGACAATGGGTGGCACTGGGGGGGCGACAGAAGGGGCATGAGACGCTGGGGGGGACTGAACAGAGTAAGAAAGGACCAGGGAGTacggggagaggggctggagtgggggggaggcagagcaggggagacATGGGGTGAGGAGTGGGGGGACCAGTGAGTGTGAGACATGGGGGGGGACTGGCTGGGTGTTGGGATCTCTGGGAGACCCTATAAAAAGAACCCAAGCACTGCATGCAGCCCTCCaaagagaccctacaataacaccctaCTTGAGGCCCTTCCCCCCGCAACAACCAAAGTCGTCTCCTCAAgaaaccctacaataacaaaccagccctacctcccccgagcatgcccaCTTTAGGAGCCCACCCGGGAGACCCTACAATAAACAAGCCGCACCTCTCGTACACCCTGACGTCTCCCACCAGAGCCTGGCGCAGCAGGGGCCCGTCCAGCTCCTGGGGCTCGTGGCCAGAGACGAGGAAGACGACGGGCGGGGGCTCCCCGAGGCCATGGGCCGCCAGAGACTGGGCGCAGGCGGCCCGGAGGGCATCGAGGGCCCGGGCCCGGTCGTAGCGCCCGCCCAGGAGCCGCCGGAGCGTGTGCAGGTCCAGGTCGGCCTTGGTGCGGGCAAAGTGGACCGTCTTGCCAGCACCGCGGGCCTCCTGGGCCAGGC belongs to Natator depressus isolate rNatDep1 chromosome 24, rNatDep2.hap1, whole genome shotgun sequence and includes:
- the LOC141977225 gene encoding interferon-inducible GTPase 5-like — its product is MWGEPGRLGSRAGGADGGEPGRLGSRREGGPAAHPQWVPPGRVTAGPGNRNQDGGSSPGAGPSRARPEGEEPGETPAEPTQMNEAPGPEMPSQPPADASPGSPDRGDVSVVIVGVPGCGKSALLNAARGLAEDDARAAPLGAPASSGGPVLYPDPARPNLLLWELPLTEGEGPARWLAEGDVVVLATDGLFGASHARLAQEARGAGKTVHFARTKADLDLHTLRRLLGGRYDRARALDALRAACAQSLAAHGLGEPPPVVFLVSGHEPQELDGPLLRQALVGDVRVYERVLHPVVSGFEQISEREVAEIQEAYELGGLAEVVTRVQCSLETLWNARLDVAVTGESGAGKSTFVNALRGLGDEDEGAAQTGVTETTAQPTAYPYPGYPNVTLWDLPGIGTPSFRADCYLEAVEFPRYDFFIILASERFKENHVRLAQAIVEQGKRFYFVRAKVDNDLEATRRRKNPPEEEEVLEEIRRDCRERLSQAGLGDTKVFLLSSFEIEKYDFQAFEDTLERELPGHKRHAFLLSLPNLSGAIIEKKRLLLHQEVWKVALVSSLVAAVPLPGLAFTCDVSILLRKLAAYRQDFGLDAASLARLAERAGKPLEVLRAEVHSVLGRGINKEVVIGLLGKATGGGLVVVNFFFHRIPIYGALASGGISFHTTYSMLSQCLEELAADSQRVLVKAFDSEV